A single window of Bombyx mori chromosome 17, ASM3026992v2 DNA harbors:
- the LOC101741750 gene encoding uncharacterized protein LOC101741750 gives MTFGKDYALNFMTCLNNNGQYLFQTMTENRKRSREDDTCEFMPLSKRINNLHINNGLVNTSASQSRDSSQVNSIIIDNGISSPSSSSDSMDNRRPSYDPGINSSQSDYYYNNKLLFELHLERIQRSGQQFPF, from the exons ATGACTTTTGGCAAGGATTACGCCTTAAATTTTATGACCTGCCTTAACAATAATGGCCAATATTTATTTCAGACGATGACAGAAAATAG GAAAAGATCTCGGGAAGATGACACGTGCGAGTTTATGCCGCTATCAAAACGAATTAATAATTTGCACATCAACAACGGTCTTGTCAACACAAGTGCATCTCAATCACGAGATTCTAGTCAAGTAAATAGTATTATAATTGACAATGGCATATCATCGCCTAGTTCGTCGTCTGATTCTATGGATAATAGACGTCCCAGCTATGACCCTGGAATAAATTCGTCGCAGagcgattattattataacaataaattgttatttgaaTTACACCTTGAAAGGATACAAAGATCTGGTCAACAATTtccattttag
- the LOC101742240 gene encoding uncharacterized protein LOC101742240, translating to MMLTFSSQYFHNTQHCVLCGVGSMAGSRVIVGGPRQKSKVVHPYQFLLTDRASITRTRHIPTKMRDPLHVPSQNHSRSRLLPPPPGKSREEGLTRPSRHSIAVYRWPRASSNGIT from the exons ATGATGCTCACTTTCTCTTCGCAATACTTTCACAATACACAGCACTGTGTACTGTGTGGTGTCGGTTCAATGGCT GGTAGCCGCGTGATCGTGGGCGGACCCAGACAGAAATCGAAGGTTGTTCACCCCTACCAGTTCCTTTTGACCGACAGAGCGTCCATCACGCGAACGCGACACATCCCCACCAAGATGCGGGATCCCCTCCATGTGCCGTCACAAAATCACTCCCGCTCCCGGCTCCTTCCTCCACCGCCAGGGAAATCGCGAGAGGAGGGGTTGACGCGGCCCTCACGGCACTCAATCGCGGTTTACCGGTGGCCACGCGCTTCGTCTAACGGTATAACATAG